The Rhodococcus sp. ABRD24 genome contains the following window.
TCGTGGTCGGTGCGGCGGTGTGGTTGCGCCGACGGAGGTCGTGACGTCCACGACGCCCCGGCGCCCAGCGGGGATTCCTCCCGCCGGGCTCCAGGGCGCAGCGCAGAGCCGGGCGCCACGTAAGCCCTGGGCACTGTTCACGGTGATCACCGCCGCCTACCTTGCTGTGGGCGTGTGGATGAACCTCGGGATCGGCTTCATCTTCACCGACTCGCTCTCTCGCGTCGCTGCCGTGTCCGGAGTGCTGCTCAGCCGCGACCCGCACCTGGCCGCGATCGGCTTCGTGTTCACCCCGCTGACCGCGTTCGCGCAGCTGCCACTCGGCTTCCTCGGACACTGGTGGCCAGAGTTGTTGCGCTGGAACCTGACCGCGGTGGCGATGTCGGCGCCGTTCATGGCAGGCACTGTGATCCAGGTCCGCGGCATCGCCCGCGACCGCGGCTGCTCGACCGTACTGGTGGTGGTGCTGACGGCGCTCTTCGCGCTCAACCCGATGATCGTGATGTACGCGGCCAATGGCATGAGCGAGGCGCCGTTCCTGTTCTTCGTGTGCTGGGCGGTACGACGGCTGATCCGATGGATCCGCAGCGACGGCGTGCACGACCTGATCACCGCGGGGCTGGCGCTCGCCCTCGCATACCTCACCCGATACGACGCGATCGCCCCGATGTTCGTGGCCGGAGCCCTGGTGGGCCTGATCAGCCTGCTGCGGTACCGACCGACGGCGCAGCCGGCGCGGGGCGACAGCTGGTGGGCGGCCGCCATCGACGTCGCACTCGTGGTGGCCCCGGGTGTCGCCGCGTTCGTCGCATGGTCACTCACGAGCTGGTTGATCACCGGCACGGCGTTCCAACAGTTCTCGTCGGTCTACGGCAACAGCGCGATTCTCGAACAGGCCGGGGGAAACACCACCACCGCAGTCGAGCGGGCGCTGTTCTCGCTCTCCGAGATGGCAGTTCTGGCACCGGCATTGCCGGTGCTGCTCCTCGCCGCGGCCATCCTCGCGATCCGCCGGCGCGACGCCGAGATTCTGGTTCCGGTCGCGCTCTTCGGTTCGGTGCTGGGCACCCAATCGCTTCTGTACCTGATGGATTCGACGTTTCCGTTCCTGCGCTTCTACATCACGATCATCCCGTTGGCGTTCGTGCTCGTCGTGCTGCTCGCCCCGAGCCGTGCGCCGGTGATCTCGCACCGACCCGGCCACGCGGCGCCGCCCCCGCGGCCTATCCCGCCGAATCCGGGACCGTCGCCGCTGGTCGCGCTCGCGGTGTCCATGCTGGTGGGTTCGACCGCGATCACGACCGTTGCGATGGGTAACGCCCGCCTGGCTGCGCTCGAACACTCGATCGCCAGCGCAATAGTCCCCGGCAGGCAGGACCCCGCCGAACTCGCGATCCTGCGCACCTTCGGGGCCGAGCGGCGCATCGCCGAGTATCTCGACGCCCTGAATCTGCCCGACGGCTCCGTGCTGCTCGACACCGTCGAGGGGTTCGCGGTGGTGACGGCGTCGAACAATCCGAAGCAGTTCGTCATCACCTCGGACACCGACTTCACGAAGATTCTCGACGACCCGGCGGGGCACGGCGTGCAGTACATTCTCGCCGTGCCGAACACCAAGCGCGGCATCGCCGACGCGGTCAACCGGCGCTACCCGACGATGTTCGAGACCGGCTCCGGCGGCGTCGGGGCCCTGGTTCTCGAGATGCGCAACGACGGCGGCACCGAGCCGGAGATGTGGCGACTGTACCGGGTCACCGGACAGCTCACTCCGGGCGGCTGACCAGCAGAC
Protein-coding sequences here:
- a CDS encoding glycosyltransferase family 39 protein, which encodes MNLGIGFIFTDSLSRVAAVSGVLLSRDPHLAAIGFVFTPLTAFAQLPLGFLGHWWPELLRWNLTAVAMSAPFMAGTVIQVRGIARDRGCSTVLVVVLTALFALNPMIVMYAANGMSEAPFLFFVCWAVRRLIRWIRSDGVHDLITAGLALALAYLTRYDAIAPMFVAGALVGLISLLRYRPTAQPARGDSWWAAAIDVALVVAPGVAAFVAWSLTSWLITGTAFQQFSSVYGNSAILEQAGGNTTTAVERALFSLSEMAVLAPALPVLLLAAAILAIRRRDAEILVPVALFGSVLGTQSLLYLMDSTFPFLRFYITIIPLAFVLVVLLAPSRAPVISHRPGHAAPPPRPIPPNPGPSPLVALAVSMLVGSTAITTVAMGNARLAALEHSIASAIVPGRQDPAELAILRTFGAERRIAEYLDALNLPDGSVLLDTVEGFAVVTASNNPKQFVITSDTDFTKILDDPAGHGVQYILAVPNTKRGIADAVNRRYPTMFETGSGGVGALVLEMRNDGGTEPEMWRLYRVTGQLTPGG